The DNA segment GGTTGAAGGCGGTCAGCACCTTTCTCGTCAGCATGAAGCTCTTGCTGTATGAACCTTTAGGACTAATAACTGCTGACCTCACTATGTGGCGCACTAATTTCGGGATCAACAAATCTTTACCACATCTTTCTTTATAGATGTTAAATAATTCCTTATCGGTATCCTTAATATCTATGACTTCGTCGTCTATCCCATTTTCTTCGTCAATTAATTCTATTTCATCTAAATATTCAGCATCTTTAATCCGCACATCATCTCGCTTTATATAAATTTTGCTtttgttataatttaatttcttaGCTTTATATTTCTTAAGTCCCTGCATGAAATCAAAGAAAAATGCATTTTGTATCATAATAGCTGAGTATTGCGCTGGATCCCAGCCATATATACTTAGTCGATTAAGTAGTTCAGGCCATGTAAAAACCTCTTTCGGTAATACTATTTCATCAACATCTAACGGGATGATGTATTCAGATTCTCGTAAATTTCGATACAAGCAATCATTGTAAGTTATTATGTGGTCTCTTCTGCGCTGCCATAATGACCTCTCTAGCTTATGTTTAATAGGAACATGGAATAATCTAACATAACCTAGATCTCTGTAGTAAAACAGTATATTTTCACATTCTTTAGTGATGCTGTCTATGTACATATCGATCATGTCAACGCCGAGTATCTTGTTAGTTTCTATCCATTCGACTAGATTTTGTGATATGTCATTCTCAAAATTCATATCTTTTACACAAATTGTAAAGGTTCTCTTATACTTATAATCTCTGGAATAAGATTTCAAAGCGAATGCGTTGGTGGGATCATCACACGGTTGTGTTACGATGGATACAGTAGAGGGGCCATTCAGGACTTCTGTCAGAGGACATGATAACAGTAAAGGTGTTTCAATGTTAGATGTCGTTGAATCCCATTCGTGCCACCAGATTTCCAAAGGTTTGGCTGCAACCACTTCTACAGATTCTTCGGAGTTCAAGGAACGCGTTTGGCAGAATAATGGCACCCCTGTCGAAATGTTGCGACCTGCGAACAAAGGTACTAGATCTCAATTGTCGTCATGGAAAAAGTATACCTTTAATAAACCAAACAATCATATACACGTAAATAAATTCACAGCGGAAACATTACGGTATCGGAGCAGCAGATAGTATGCTATTATATATTTCCTATTGAGAAAGCTCTTACTGATATAATAGTGATTTAGTCGAGCCGAGTCATTTCCTAAGGCAAAAGGCAAAGCGGTGCTTTCAAGGAACTGTCATTACAACGGTGCTTCAATTGCCGCCTTTTCCGACCAGGACTGGATGCCTGCCACTCGGGACGAGTAGAATTACAAATCAATTTTGCCATTAGAAAtgtctttttcttttactcAGAACCTGAACATGTGAACAGTAACTAAGGAACAAGAACAACCTCTCTTATGAATTTACGGTCGACGTTCAAAATCTCggatacaaataaaatgttcgTCCTTAAATTAAATCCAGGTTAGGCAggcctagggcttgcaattcgaatattcgaatttgtcgaatattcgacctgttttgatattcgaatattcgaccgctcaggtttcgaatattcgaatattttttattactataaaaaatctatttcatccgctgtagttacagtttctgtgtgttttccgggtatttacagtgaatgaggaacctacccaaatacgaaggaaataatatttttactgtattcctctcgatagacttcgtgaatacagtgaaacctaactcaatttgaaagaaaactaaataaaaaagtatgttatttttacggtgcgtaagtttcaAGTTAAAggatcattctgtttattcagtacaagcgtatgTTAAGCGAATTTtagaagtctaaaccttgccacttatcgcaattcttaAACTGATCATACCCAACTAGGTAATCAagccatgcacctttagctgacgaataatccacccagtagtcaacaaactttttcccttaaatattccaatattctataattagccgaccattaggaataaaaacttgccaaaacaaataaagtcaataaagattcaaaatacaacggaattaaaggcctttttacaggcctctgagcgactacaagttaatttaaatcggaaaataattacctactaaaaaaatatcttacatacctatgtatttggatggttaaagttatattatttcacgcaac comes from the Cydia amplana chromosome 12, ilCydAmpl1.1, whole genome shotgun sequence genome and includes:
- the LOC134652944 gene encoding uncharacterized protein LOC134652944; translation: MPSNVRKVVRVTKFLLAVVTVFFFSWMVCVNEWHSGVTWGGRRGRGAIPTMRTIVAYSEGKQAEMDRPSPVTCDRLPAFPEIPYINRTWSHSTSQENTWQRVEGTGVSLYAAFYDQRAAQPYVRILASFRGRNISTGVPLFCQTRSLNSEESVEVVAAKPLEIWWHEWDSTTSNIETPLLLSCPLTEVLNGPSTVSIVTQPCDDPTNAFALKSYSRDYKYKRTFTICVKDMNFENDISQNLVEWIETNKILGVDMIDMYIDSITKECENILFYYRDLGYVRLFHVPIKHKLERSLWQRRRDHIITYNDCLYRNLRESEYIIPLDVDEIVLPKEVFTWPELLNRLSIYGWDPAQYSAIMIQNAFFFDFMQGLKKYKAKKLNYNKSKIYIKRDDVRIKDAEYLDEIELIDEENGIDDEVIDIKDTDKELFNIYKERCGKDLLIPKLVRHIVRSAVISPKGSYSKSFMLTRKVLTAFNHYPLASIGSTGFHGWSAPFSEVQLNHYKESCNTTVVADCARYGRRARVDTAALRLRAPLTRALSRALCSGINT